One genomic segment of Brassica napus cultivar Da-Ae chromosome A3, Da-Ae, whole genome shotgun sequence includes these proteins:
- the LOC125607243 gene encoding VQ motif-containing protein 29-like, protein MKQVVFKAFMSQSYLSAQETNTLTTRNYLTSLHSTRKQPSKPMKRPVSSPLKSMHPQVYRVEPVNFKELVQRLTGAPEHDDVVKPFKSLDDLANESSSSLAFDLSSSSWGDLSHQTPANLSRW, encoded by the exons ATGAAACAAGTGGTGTTTAAA GCGTTCATGTCTCAGAGTTACCTTAGTGCCCAAGAAACTAATACACTGACAACAAGAAATTACCTAACGTCACTCCATTCGACCAGAAAGCAACCTTCAAAGCCAATGAAGAGGCCTGTATCATCGCCTTTGAAGTCCATGCATCCCCAGGTTTACCGAGTCGAGCCAGTAAACTTCAAAGAGTTGGTTCAGAGGCTAACTGGTGCACCTGAGCACGATGATGTGGTTAAACCCTTCAAGAGTTTGGATGATTTGGCAAATGAGAGTTCTTCATCATTAGCATTTGATTTATCATCCTCATCATGGGGAGATTTATCACATCAAACTCCTGCAAATCTCTCCAGATGGTAG
- the LOC125607244 gene encoding uncharacterized protein LOC125607244: protein MLTESSWSSGNGILAVVPVLGDNLLRRNINRNTDCSRCGAPETLFHLLFFCPFAVNVWGLAPWKTSFDSLRSASFQDELQTSSRQINLPPVGITSNIFPWICWGLWLSRNQLIFESKTLTQQQLVNRAIVACKKWETWNKEHEVAGLAWVYSTSSSIELNRGSSLQSAVASPLVAEALAIREALWHASAQSYKRIWLRSDSQWLINAINLNLRLIELYGILSDVDALVFSDFLSVSFSFVSRNHNGPADFLAKACLCMNPSGLDL, encoded by the exons ATGTTAACCGAGAGCTCTTGGTCTAGTGGTAATGGAATTCTAGCTGTAGTACCCGTCTTAG GTGATAATCTTCTTCGCAGGAACATCAACAGGAACACAGACTGTTCACGATGTGGTGCTCCTGAAACCCTCTTCCACTTGTTATTCTTCTGTCCGTTTGCTGTTAATGTCTGGGGTCTAGCTCCTTGGAAGACAAGCTTCGACTCATTGCGTAGTGCCTCGTTCCAAGACGAACTCCAAACCTCATCACGCCAAATCAATCTACCACCAGTGGGAATAACCTCCAACATCTTTCCCTGGATCTGTTGGGGTCTCTGGTTGAGCAGGAATCAACTGATCTTCGAATCCAAAACCCTGACACAGCAACAGTTAGTCAATAGAGCAATAGTAGCTTGCAAGAAATGGGAAA CGTGGAACAAAGAGCATGAAGTTGCGGGTCTCGCCTGGGTCTACTCCACCTCTTCCTCAATTGAGCTGAATCGAGGCTCCTCCCTCCAAAGCGCGGTTGCTTCTCCCCTCGTGGCGGAGGCATTGGCGATTAGAGAAGCGCTCTGGCATGCATCAGCTCAATCCTACAAACGCATCTGGCTTCGCTCAGATTCCCAATGGCTTATCAACGCCATCAATTTGAATCTCCGACTGATAGAGCTCTACGGTATTCTATCGGATGTCGATGCGCTCGTTTTTTCAGATTTTCTTTCTGTctcgttttcttttgtttcaagAAACCACAATGGCCCTGCAGATTTTTTGGCCAAGGCCTGCTTATGTATGAACCCATCAGGATTGGACCTCTAA
- the LOC111214366 gene encoding basic leucine zipper 63-like translates to MLSTVPAFSMSEPGLVNQFQGFQTGFTPWEWDCSDLFSVNQLSLEPAVPSPCFAESDSGLVKIKSGFDDIKPGSDENYTGFIKTKPGFDEAQSSHGVPDEPDSDDPKQWTAIVSLHSGEQNHNRNKLIQPEMTEEKKRKRMESNRESAKRSRMRKQSHINNLRNQVNQLDMENRELKNRLQLLTYQLQRVNTDNIQLVAEQDILRLRLSEMRRILMIRRQQQWELNNRRMIMTEQNPSTIMDHMIYISK, encoded by the coding sequence ATGTTGTCCACTGTACCGGCCTTTTCCATGTCTGAACCGGGTTTAGTTAATCAATTTCAGGGATTCCAAACCGGGTTCACTCCTTGGGAATGGGACTGCTCTGATCTCTTTTCCGTTAACCAGCTGTCTCTTGAACCGGCCGTTCCCAGTCCATGTTTTGCTGAATCCGACTCTGGTCTCGTCAAAATTAAATCTGGTTTTGATGACATCAAACCCGGTTCTGATGAAAATTATACCGGTTTCATCAAAACTAAACCCGGTTTTGACGAAGCCCAAAGTTCCCACGGCGTACCAGATGAACCGGACTCGGACGACCCAAAACAATGGACAGCCATCGTGAGTTTACACTCGGGAGAGCAGAATCATAACCGGAATAAACTAATTCAACCGGAGATGACcgaggagaagaagaggaagaggatggAATCGAACCGGGAATCAGCGAAACGGTCGAGAATGCGTAAACAAAGTCACATTAATAACTTAAGGAACCAAGTAAACCAGCTCGACATGGAAAACCGTGAGCTCAAGAACCGGCTCCAGTTACTTACATACCAGCTTCAACGAGTGAATACAGACAACATCCAGCTCGTGGCGGAACAAGACATTCTCCGGTTAAGATTGTCGGAGATGAGGCGGATCCTGATGATCAGACGACAACAACAATGGGAACTCAATAACCGGAGAATGATCATGACTGAACAAAACC